In Pyrenophora tritici-repentis strain M4 chromosome 6, whole genome shotgun sequence, the DNA window ACCGCGCGGTTCGTCCATGGAAAGACTACGTCGTGGGGTCCCCGTTTCTATATTGATATTTCTTGAGCTTGCTGTGCTGTCCGCTCGACTTGATAGGTGCTTCAGTGGTATAACCATGGTAAAGACACTCCCGTGGCCGACCTCACTCTTAAGACCGATTGTGCCCTTCATCAAACCGGCAAGCTGTGAGCAAATCGACAGCCCAAGACCGGTGCCACCAAACTTCTTGCTCAGCCCCAAGTCACCCTGGACAAAAGGCTCGAAAATCTTGGTATGGAGATGTTCAGGAATACCCGGACCAGTGTCTTCAACCTCAAATTCGAAGGATAGCCAACGTCCAGGTGGAGGGGTCGTGGCTCTTTCTTGAGCCATGTAGCGTGAGTATGCGGTTCCCTTATCTCCCATGACGTTGATGACGTTGGCAGTGTCGTAATGGCTTGGTGTCGTCACTGACACAGATCCAACCTCCGAGGCCGACGCTCTTATGCGAGTTTTCGAATTGCGCATTGAGCTTTGCCGTGATTGTAACGAGGCTTTGCGACTCTCAGACATGGTAGCTTCTCCCGGGCATCGAATGGTGAGCGTGACAGATCCACCCTGTGGAGTGAACTTGAGACTGTTCGATACCAAGTTGATGACGACTTGGAGTATTCGGTGTTGATCGCCGTATAAGACCATGTCTTTTAGACGGCCCAGACCGAAAGGTCCAAGATCGCGTAGTTCGTTGGGCCGTCCCGCTCCATCTAGGTTGTTCTCGTACGGCCCCTCGAATTCGACATTGAGTTTGATCTCGCCTTCCCTAGCCTGTTTCTCGAAAATGGCCAAGACTTGCGAACTGATGTCTCGCAACCGGAACTCCTTTTCGTCTAGGCTTAACTGCTGACCGACTTGGTTCTTACTGAACGTCAGAAGATCTGTCAATAGGTTGAGAAGCAGATCACCGCTCTTGTAGATGATGCCCAAGGATCGTCTGAGCTTGATAGGGTCATCTTCGGACATGCACACCGCGCACATGCCCAAGATACCATTGAGCGGAGTTTTCAGTTCGTGAGAGATGTTCGCGATGAACAAGGTCTTGCTCTCGTTGGCTGCCTCGGCTGCCTTTTTGCTATGCTCCAGCTCTGCTGTTCTTTGTGCGACCCGCTCCTCCAGCTTCTCATACTGCATCATGAGCTCGTCGGTCATCTCGTTGAACGTTGTTGTCAGATCAGTAAGTTCGTCGTGGATAAAGTGCTTCCGGTCCTTTACTTTGCTCGGAATACGAAACTGTCTCCGACGTTCGGCCTCTTTTTTCTCAGCTCGGTTGAGTTTAGCATTCCTCCGGTAATGGATAATCTGACCAAAGAAGCCTTCCTTGCCAGCAAGATCGTCGCCATTCGGACTTTCGTTGGCGCCGTCATTCTGCGAGCTAAaatcgtcgtcgtcgtcgtatAGCTGCGGATTTACAGTCTTCCTGGTGGCGTCTCGTAATCTCCGGATGGGTTGACTGGAGAAGTGGGCGACTGGAAAGGTCAGGAGCAACATGGCACCCATGGTTCCAAAGACACAAGCGATGATGACGTTGCGAAGGCGGTAGATGGGGCCCCAGACCTCTCTGTGGCTTTGCTCTACCAGTACCATCCAATCCACCATAGGGCTGGAGACGACGGCATATCCAACAGCAACGTTATCGCCATCCTCATTGTTGGTCGAGATTAGGCTGCCTGCGTTGTTGGTAGCGCCAGTAGCGCGGGTGAAGCCGGTGCGGATGGCAGGATATCTTGTCCAGTCAAAAGGTGGCAGATCAAGGGCAGTGTCGTATAGACCATGACGCTGTACGCCGTTCCTTTTTGTTGGTGGAGCAAGGTAACGGACCTGGAAATTCTCAGGCGCCTCCTCGGGTACCGCAGCATCAAACAAGTACTGGGGTGGAAAAGTATTGGTAGCATTGTCGGGTCCGAAGAGTAGGGTCAGACCACTATCGTCGAGACCTTCGATGGCGTTGACAACATTTGTGATGAGCGCTCCGTCCATTACCAAAACGAGCCATCCAAGCGTTTCAATGTTCGATGTGTTATTGATGATGGGCAAGGTGACTGATACAAGGCTGAGGGTCCCATTGACACGAAACGGACCAGAGAAGAGATAACTTGTATTGTCGATGGTCCTCCCTTTATAATGTGCCTTGTACCTGGACACGGTCGAGTTGTAGGCTATCTTCTCGATATTGAACTTGG includes these proteins:
- a CDS encoding CheY, CheY receiver — encoded protein: MRIPIREQLGCLVLLASMIGLAVIAVATWLTNHNFVLDVRSTRLTLTASLKAAQLSSNLALMQILVQQAANRLSPQSALNRYYAGNAPVSWSRVEEDYDAIFSGDMKTRVAVQAQIFPYNSSERAIFSRTAVSMLDVVLPMLKPDGQNATLGDSDYGFISELYPKFNIEKIAYNSTVSRYKAHYKGRTIDNTSYLFSGPFRVNGTLSLVSVTLPIINNTSNIETLGWLVLVMDGALITNVVNAIEGLDDSGLTLLFGPDNATNTFPPQYLFDAAVPEEAPENFQVRYLAPPTKRNGVQRHGLYDTALDLPPFDWTRYPAIRTGFTRATGATNNAGSLISTNNEDGDNVAVGYAVVSSPMVDWMVLVEQSHREVWGPIYRLRNVIIACVFGTMGAMLLLTFPVAHFSSQPIRRLRDATRKTVNPQLYDDDDDFSSQNDGANESPNGDDLAGKEGFFGQIIHYRRNAKLNRAEKKEAERRRQFRIPSKVKDRKHFIHDELTDLTTTFNEMTDELMMQYEKLEERVAQRTAELEHSKKAAEAANESKTLFIANISHELKTPLNGILGMCAVCMSEDDPIKLRRSLGIIYKSGDLLLNLLTDLLTFSKNQVGQQLSLDEKEFRLRDISSQVLAIFEKQAREGEIKLNVEFEGPYENNLDGAGRPNELRDLGPFGLGRLKDMVLYGDQHRILQVVINLVSNSLKFTPQGGSVTLTIRCPGEATMSESRKASLQSRQSSMRNSKTRIRASASEVGSVSVTTPSHYDTANVINVMGDKGTAYSRYMAQERATTPPPGRWLSFEFEVEDTGPGIPEHLHTKIFEPFVQGDLGLSKKFGGTGLGLSICSQLAGLMKGTIGLKSEVGHGSVFTMVIPLKHLSSRADSTASSRNINIETGTPRRSLSMDEPRGRSHDDALSARSIQSATSGPIVAGNTPANAPAGPVSFESDTKPRLVGLSQPFFASPAPLESPNSQVAAMKRVEAEATKRGAKVKVLVAEDNKTNQEVVLRMLKLEDVYDVTVAKDGQEALDRVMESMERQAPYNLIFMDVQMPNLDGLQSTRLIRQSGFSAPIVALTAYAEESNVKECLESGMDFFLSKPIRRPALKHVLKTYCQTIPEEEPDTPPGSIMGKANGAPANGTPTSGSPQKPAAASSPPTAPFTVAVSTEGRHTDESPAISPLSSPVSR